From the Bacteroidales bacterium genome, the window GGGGCACTGATACCACTGGCGAAGTTACGATAATGCTGATCCAGGATGTTCTCCACTGCAAACTGTAGGTTAAGATACCTGTTAAACTGGTATCCTGCCCTCATGTTCAGGGTATACCAACCCGGCATACCATCTGCAGTTGCATAGGTTTGATTGTCTTCACCACTTGGACTGAAATTTTCAATATGCTTCCATCCATTGTACCGGGCAAAAATTTCTCCGGTAAATTTCGGATACTCCAGTTTTAATGAAGTCATTCCATAAACAGGAGGGATATGATCCAGCGGAACATCACCTTCTGTAATGGTTCCTTTGGTAAATGTAAGATTGCTTCTCACGGAGATATGTTTTGTCAACCGCGCAACAGCATTAGCTTCAAATCCTAAAATCGTTGCTTTTTCTACATTCTGCATTGCCTGCACAGCTGCAAGGCTACCATCGAAGACAATGGAATCCTGTCCGTTATAAAGGAAAGGGCTGATGACAAAAGCATCGGCCAGCAATGTGTAGAACCCTGTGATGCTAAGCTGTACATTTTCATCGAAGGTTTTCTCTATTGTCAGTTCAGCATTGTATGCAGCTTCAGGCTTCAAGTCAGGATTAGGGACAATGATAAGCTGGTCTGTACTGTTTGAATCATTCAACTTTGTGAGATCATCAATATTGGGTGCCCTGAAACCTGATGAAAAATTAGTTGCCAGCCTCCAGCCTTCTGTTGGAAAGAACACCAAACCGAGGCTTCCGTTAATTGCTGTATTATCCTGTGTCATCTTTGCATCAAAGGGGAACTTGATGAGATTCAACATTTCCTGGGTATATTCCGCTTCAAGGGAGACAGTATTTAACCGGATGCCCTGTGAAAAAATAAACTTTTCATTGATTTCCCAATTGTTGGAAGCATAACCGGCGAAACTCATCATCTGTCCACCACCATCAGGGTAACGGGTAGCTGCATCATTTGTGATCTCTCCCGTTTTGATGTTCTTATTATAGGCTTTCGAGTCCACATAATTCACATTTCCTTCTAATCCATACCTTAATTCACTTCTTGAAAATATTTTTTTCATGAAGTCAGCATTCACTGAAAAGATTCGGACAGTTTCTTCCTGGTTTTTTTTCTTGCTTTTGCCAAAACTCCGGCTCACTCTGTCTTCACTAATATACTGCCAGGCCGCCAATAAGGACGCATTGTCATATAACTTTGAGCCCTTAGCGAAGTCGGCTTTTAAGGAAATTAACGCCCTGGTTTGAGGGCCATAATACCATTCAGCATATTTTAATTTGCCTGCCGACATTTCTGTTAACCGGTCGTAACGAGGGATATTGCTTGAATTCGAATACTGTCCATTCAGGAGGAAGGATACTTTTTCATTGGGTTTCCAAAGCACTTTCGAGAAGATATCATATTGGCTGTACGCGGAGTTTTTCTGAACAAGGGGGTCACTGTTGACCATCATTGAATCAACTCCATTAATTCTCTCAGCATAATACAGGCATTTCCCCCAGTCCCCGTATTTACTGTCACGT encodes:
- a CDS encoding TonB-dependent receptor encodes the protein MKKLVPLLVLMLSCFAAIPQSVRVLSATDLQPVSQCLIYDQNKTISAVTNQQGEADVSAFKKDDLLIFSHISFTILEMKKTSLTGNLTTVLLSASVINLKEVVFSANKVEEKYVDLPAKIDILPARLIQFGNPQTTAELLQQNGTAYIQQSQLGGGSPVIRGMETNRVLIVIDGVRMNNAIYRAGHLQNVITIDPNILERVEVVHGPGSVIYGSDAMGGVMHFYSKNPILSTNGKVFSSGKAMFRYGSASQDYSQSFTMNIGGKKLAAIFGASTKNIGDLRQGSKRDSKYGDWGKCLYYAERINGVDSMMVNSDPLVQKNSAYSQYDIFSKVLWKPNEKVSFLLNGQYSNSSNIPRYDRLTEMSAGKLKYAEWYYGPQTRALISLKADFAKGSKLYDNASLLAAWQYISEDRVSRSFGKSKKKNQEETVRIFSVNADFMKKIFSRSELRYGLEGNVNYVDSKAYNKNIKTGEITNDAATRYPDGGGQMMSFAGYASNNWEINEKFIFSQGIRLNTVSLEAEYTQEMLNLIKFPFDAKMTQDNTAINGSLGLVFFPTEGWRLATNFSSGFRAPNIDDLTKLNDSNSTDQLIIVPNPDLKPEAAYNAELTIEKTFDENVQLSITGFYTLLADAFVISPFLYNGQDSIVFDGSLAAVQAMQNVEKATILGFEANAVARLTKHISVRSNLTFTKGTITEGDVPLDHIPPVYGMTSLKLEYPKFTGEIFARYNGWKHIENFSPSGEDNQTYATADGMPGWYTLNMRAGYQFNRYLNLQFAVENILDQHYRNFASGISAPGRNFMLTLRTGF